Proteins encoded in a region of the Neoarius graeffei isolate fNeoGra1 chromosome 3, fNeoGra1.pri, whole genome shotgun sequence genome:
- the LOC132883064 gene encoding alpha-1-antitrypsin homolog isoform X2 — translation MLLGYVIEGPDGAVTQGTFLSHCCKMWRKIQWCLTFAFLLMVALADHQESHDGEHSAAHHLRHGVNEPPSRDNGEGKICSKILSKNADFAFTLYNKLSSHTGAKGKNIFFSPLSISLALSLLALGAKGETHSQIFSTLGYSSFTEDQVNEAYEHLLNTLDQSNEAALLEIGGGLAVRKGFKPLDKFLKDLQRFYNGEAFSVDFSKPEVAVQEVNKFIAKKTNDTITDILKSLDQDTILVLINYIYFRGKWEKPFDVERTHKADFHVDENTKVTVDMMQRTGRYDFYYDWTNFTSVIKLPYKGNTSILIVLPDEGKLEEVEKHLSKESLKYWQDKLFRSSVDLSLPKFSISASSSLENTLKELGIIDAFSDHADFSGISVETKLKATKVVHQAVLKVDERGTEAAGATTIEILPMSLPGILNLNRPFLVFIVDESTKSLLFVGKISNPTEQ, via the exons atgctcttgggctatgtGATTGAAGGGCCTGATGGAGCCGTGACCCAAGGCACATTCCTGTCGCATT gctGTAAAATGTGGCGAAAGATCCAGTGGTGTTTGACCTTTGCCTTCCTGCTGATGGTGGCTTTGGCTGACCACCAGGAGAGCCATGATGGAGAACATTCAGCAGCTCACCATCTCCGCCATGGCGTGAATGAACCCCCCTCCCGTGACAATGGAGAAGGCAAGATATGCAGCAAAATCTTATCTAAGAATGCTGACTTCGCCTTCACCCTGTACAATAAACTCTCCAGCCACACAGGTGCCAAAGGCAAGAACATCTTCTTCTCTCCACTGAGCATCTCCTTGGCTCTGTCCCTGCTGGCTCTGGGTGCCAAGGGTGAGACCCACTCACAAATCTTCAGCACTCTGGGCTACAGTTCCTTCACAGAGGATCAGGTCAATGAAGCCTATGAGCACCTGCTGAACACACTGGACCAAAGCAACGAGGCTGCGCTGCTGGAGATAGGTGGTGGTCTGGCTGTCCGAAAAGGCTTCAAACCTCTCGACAAGTTTCTAAAAGATCTTCAGCGCTTCTACAATGGAGAAGCCTTCAGTGTGGACTTTTCCAAACCTGAAGTTGCTGTCCAAGAGGTCAACAAGTTCATTGCCAAGAAGACCAATGACACCATCACTGACATACTCAAGAGCCTGGACCAAGATACCATCCTGGTGCTCATCAACTACATTTATTTCAGAG GTAAATGGGAGAAGCCCTTTGATGTAGAGCGCACACACAAAGCCGACTTCCACGTGGATGAGAACACCAAGGTGACTGTGGACATGATGCAGAGGACTGGACGCTATGACTTCTACTATGATTGGACTAACTTCACCTCTGTCATCAAACTGCCCTACAAAGGCAACACCTCCATATTGATCGTTCTGCCTGATGAGGGAAAACTGGAGGAGGTGGAGAAACACCTCAGCAAGGAAAGCCTCAAGTACTGGCAAGACAAACTCTTCAGAag CTCTGTAGACCTTTCCTTGCCCAAGTTCTCCATTTCTGCCTCCTCTTCCCTTGAGAACACTTTGAAGGAACTGGGCATCATTGATGCATTCTCTGACCATGCAGACTTCTCAGGGATAAGTGTGGAGACCAAGCTGAAGGCTACTAAG GTTGTCCACCAGGCAGTCCTCAAGGTTGATGAGAGAGGAACTGAAGCGGCTGGTGCCACCACTATAGAGATCCTGCCCATGTCACTGCCAGGCATCTTGAACCTCAACAGACCCTTCCTGGTCTTTATTGTGGACGAAAGCACCAAGAGCCTCCTCTTCGTGGGCAAGATCAGCAACCCTACTGAACAATAA
- the LOC132883064 gene encoding alpha-1-antitrypsin homolog isoform X3, with protein sequence MATLTAWIPSYRLNCCKMWRKIQWCLTFAFLLMVALADHQESHDGEHSAAHHLRHGVNEPPSRDNGEGKICSKILSKNADFAFTLYNKLSSHTGAKGKNIFFSPLSISLALSLLALGAKGETHSQIFSTLGYSSFTEDQVNEAYEHLLNTLDQSNEAALLEIGGGLAVRKGFKPLDKFLKDLQRFYNGEAFSVDFSKPEVAVQEVNKFIAKKTNDTITDILKSLDQDTILVLINYIYFRGKWEKPFDVERTHKADFHVDENTKVTVDMMQRTGRYDFYYDWTNFTSVIKLPYKGNTSILIVLPDEGKLEEVEKHLSKESLKYWQDKLFRSSVDLSLPKFSISASSSLENTLKELGIIDAFSDHADFSGISVETKLKATKVVHQAVLKVDERGTEAAGATTIEILPMSLPGILNLNRPFLVFIVDESTKSLLFVGKISNPTEQ encoded by the exons atggcaACGCTGACAGCGtggattccgagctatcgcctcaact gctGTAAAATGTGGCGAAAGATCCAGTGGTGTTTGACCTTTGCCTTCCTGCTGATGGTGGCTTTGGCTGACCACCAGGAGAGCCATGATGGAGAACATTCAGCAGCTCACCATCTCCGCCATGGCGTGAATGAACCCCCCTCCCGTGACAATGGAGAAGGCAAGATATGCAGCAAAATCTTATCTAAGAATGCTGACTTCGCCTTCACCCTGTACAATAAACTCTCCAGCCACACAGGTGCCAAAGGCAAGAACATCTTCTTCTCTCCACTGAGCATCTCCTTGGCTCTGTCCCTGCTGGCTCTGGGTGCCAAGGGTGAGACCCACTCACAAATCTTCAGCACTCTGGGCTACAGTTCCTTCACAGAGGATCAGGTCAATGAAGCCTATGAGCACCTGCTGAACACACTGGACCAAAGCAACGAGGCTGCGCTGCTGGAGATAGGTGGTGGTCTGGCTGTCCGAAAAGGCTTCAAACCTCTCGACAAGTTTCTAAAAGATCTTCAGCGCTTCTACAATGGAGAAGCCTTCAGTGTGGACTTTTCCAAACCTGAAGTTGCTGTCCAAGAGGTCAACAAGTTCATTGCCAAGAAGACCAATGACACCATCACTGACATACTCAAGAGCCTGGACCAAGATACCATCCTGGTGCTCATCAACTACATTTATTTCAGAG GTAAATGGGAGAAGCCCTTTGATGTAGAGCGCACACACAAAGCCGACTTCCACGTGGATGAGAACACCAAGGTGACTGTGGACATGATGCAGAGGACTGGACGCTATGACTTCTACTATGATTGGACTAACTTCACCTCTGTCATCAAACTGCCCTACAAAGGCAACACCTCCATATTGATCGTTCTGCCTGATGAGGGAAAACTGGAGGAGGTGGAGAAACACCTCAGCAAGGAAAGCCTCAAGTACTGGCAAGACAAACTCTTCAGAag CTCTGTAGACCTTTCCTTGCCCAAGTTCTCCATTTCTGCCTCCTCTTCCCTTGAGAACACTTTGAAGGAACTGGGCATCATTGATGCATTCTCTGACCATGCAGACTTCTCAGGGATAAGTGTGGAGACCAAGCTGAAGGCTACTAAG GTTGTCCACCAGGCAGTCCTCAAGGTTGATGAGAGAGGAACTGAAGCGGCTGGTGCCACCACTATAGAGATCCTGCCCATGTCACTGCCAGGCATCTTGAACCTCAACAGACCCTTCCTGGTCTTTATTGTGGACGAAAGCACCAAGAGCCTCCTCTTCGTGGGCAAGATCAGCAACCCTACTGAACAATAA
- the LOC132883064 gene encoding alpha-1-antitrypsin homolog isoform X4 — translation MWRKIQWCLTFAFLLMVALADHQESHDGEHSAAHHLRHGVNEPPSRDNGEGKICSKILSKNADFAFTLYNKLSSHTGAKGKNIFFSPLSISLALSLLALGAKGETHSQIFSTLGYSSFTEDQVNEAYEHLLNTLDQSNEAALLEIGGGLAVRKGFKPLDKFLKDLQRFYNGEAFSVDFSKPEVAVQEVNKFIAKKTNDTITDILKSLDQDTILVLINYIYFRGKWEKPFDVERTHKADFHVDENTKVTVDMMQRTGRYDFYYDWTNFTSVIKLPYKGNTSILIVLPDEGKLEEVEKHLSKESLKYWQDKLFRSSVDLSLPKFSISASSSLENTLKELGIIDAFSDHADFSGISVETKLKATKVVHQAVLKVDERGTEAAGATTIEILPMSLPGILNLNRPFLVFIVDESTKSLLFVGKISNPTEQ, via the exons ATGTGGCGAAAGATCCAGTGGTGTTTGACCTTTGCCTTCCTGCTGATGGTGGCTTTGGCTGACCACCAGGAGAGCCATGATGGAGAACATTCAGCAGCTCACCATCTCCGCCATGGCGTGAATGAACCCCCCTCCCGTGACAATGGAGAAGGCAAGATATGCAGCAAAATCTTATCTAAGAATGCTGACTTCGCCTTCACCCTGTACAATAAACTCTCCAGCCACACAGGTGCCAAAGGCAAGAACATCTTCTTCTCTCCACTGAGCATCTCCTTGGCTCTGTCCCTGCTGGCTCTGGGTGCCAAGGGTGAGACCCACTCACAAATCTTCAGCACTCTGGGCTACAGTTCCTTCACAGAGGATCAGGTCAATGAAGCCTATGAGCACCTGCTGAACACACTGGACCAAAGCAACGAGGCTGCGCTGCTGGAGATAGGTGGTGGTCTGGCTGTCCGAAAAGGCTTCAAACCTCTCGACAAGTTTCTAAAAGATCTTCAGCGCTTCTACAATGGAGAAGCCTTCAGTGTGGACTTTTCCAAACCTGAAGTTGCTGTCCAAGAGGTCAACAAGTTCATTGCCAAGAAGACCAATGACACCATCACTGACATACTCAAGAGCCTGGACCAAGATACCATCCTGGTGCTCATCAACTACATTTATTTCAGAG GTAAATGGGAGAAGCCCTTTGATGTAGAGCGCACACACAAAGCCGACTTCCACGTGGATGAGAACACCAAGGTGACTGTGGACATGATGCAGAGGACTGGACGCTATGACTTCTACTATGATTGGACTAACTTCACCTCTGTCATCAAACTGCCCTACAAAGGCAACACCTCCATATTGATCGTTCTGCCTGATGAGGGAAAACTGGAGGAGGTGGAGAAACACCTCAGCAAGGAAAGCCTCAAGTACTGGCAAGACAAACTCTTCAGAag CTCTGTAGACCTTTCCTTGCCCAAGTTCTCCATTTCTGCCTCCTCTTCCCTTGAGAACACTTTGAAGGAACTGGGCATCATTGATGCATTCTCTGACCATGCAGACTTCTCAGGGATAAGTGTGGAGACCAAGCTGAAGGCTACTAAG GTTGTCCACCAGGCAGTCCTCAAGGTTGATGAGAGAGGAACTGAAGCGGCTGGTGCCACCACTATAGAGATCCTGCCCATGTCACTGCCAGGCATCTTGAACCTCAACAGACCCTTCCTGGTCTTTATTGTGGACGAAAGCACCAAGAGCCTCCTCTTCGTGGGCAAGATCAGCAACCCTACTGAACAATAA
- the LOC132883064 gene encoding alpha-1-antitrypsin homolog isoform X1 yields the protein MFLWYLRPLYDSVNLVLTMATLTAWIPSYRLNCCKMWRKIQWCLTFAFLLMVALADHQESHDGEHSAAHHLRHGVNEPPSRDNGEGKICSKILSKNADFAFTLYNKLSSHTGAKGKNIFFSPLSISLALSLLALGAKGETHSQIFSTLGYSSFTEDQVNEAYEHLLNTLDQSNEAALLEIGGGLAVRKGFKPLDKFLKDLQRFYNGEAFSVDFSKPEVAVQEVNKFIAKKTNDTITDILKSLDQDTILVLINYIYFRGKWEKPFDVERTHKADFHVDENTKVTVDMMQRTGRYDFYYDWTNFTSVIKLPYKGNTSILIVLPDEGKLEEVEKHLSKESLKYWQDKLFRSSVDLSLPKFSISASSSLENTLKELGIIDAFSDHADFSGISVETKLKATKVVHQAVLKVDERGTEAAGATTIEILPMSLPGILNLNRPFLVFIVDESTKSLLFVGKISNPTEQ from the exons atgtttttatggtatttacgaccgctttacgacagtgtcaacctcgtgctgaccatggcaACGCTGACAGCGtggattccgagctatcgcctcaact gctGTAAAATGTGGCGAAAGATCCAGTGGTGTTTGACCTTTGCCTTCCTGCTGATGGTGGCTTTGGCTGACCACCAGGAGAGCCATGATGGAGAACATTCAGCAGCTCACCATCTCCGCCATGGCGTGAATGAACCCCCCTCCCGTGACAATGGAGAAGGCAAGATATGCAGCAAAATCTTATCTAAGAATGCTGACTTCGCCTTCACCCTGTACAATAAACTCTCCAGCCACACAGGTGCCAAAGGCAAGAACATCTTCTTCTCTCCACTGAGCATCTCCTTGGCTCTGTCCCTGCTGGCTCTGGGTGCCAAGGGTGAGACCCACTCACAAATCTTCAGCACTCTGGGCTACAGTTCCTTCACAGAGGATCAGGTCAATGAAGCCTATGAGCACCTGCTGAACACACTGGACCAAAGCAACGAGGCTGCGCTGCTGGAGATAGGTGGTGGTCTGGCTGTCCGAAAAGGCTTCAAACCTCTCGACAAGTTTCTAAAAGATCTTCAGCGCTTCTACAATGGAGAAGCCTTCAGTGTGGACTTTTCCAAACCTGAAGTTGCTGTCCAAGAGGTCAACAAGTTCATTGCCAAGAAGACCAATGACACCATCACTGACATACTCAAGAGCCTGGACCAAGATACCATCCTGGTGCTCATCAACTACATTTATTTCAGAG GTAAATGGGAGAAGCCCTTTGATGTAGAGCGCACACACAAAGCCGACTTCCACGTGGATGAGAACACCAAGGTGACTGTGGACATGATGCAGAGGACTGGACGCTATGACTTCTACTATGATTGGACTAACTTCACCTCTGTCATCAAACTGCCCTACAAAGGCAACACCTCCATATTGATCGTTCTGCCTGATGAGGGAAAACTGGAGGAGGTGGAGAAACACCTCAGCAAGGAAAGCCTCAAGTACTGGCAAGACAAACTCTTCAGAag CTCTGTAGACCTTTCCTTGCCCAAGTTCTCCATTTCTGCCTCCTCTTCCCTTGAGAACACTTTGAAGGAACTGGGCATCATTGATGCATTCTCTGACCATGCAGACTTCTCAGGGATAAGTGTGGAGACCAAGCTGAAGGCTACTAAG GTTGTCCACCAGGCAGTCCTCAAGGTTGATGAGAGAGGAACTGAAGCGGCTGGTGCCACCACTATAGAGATCCTGCCCATGTCACTGCCAGGCATCTTGAACCTCAACAGACCCTTCCTGGTCTTTATTGTGGACGAAAGCACCAAGAGCCTCCTCTTCGTGGGCAAGATCAGCAACCCTACTGAACAATAA